GACGGGGGCGTCGACGGTGAAGAACAGGGTGTCGAAACCCGCTTTCGCCGCGCGTTCGACCAGCCCGTAGGAGATGTCGCGGTCCTTCATCACGTAGAGCTGGAACCAGTTCCGGCCGTGCGGGTTGCTGGCTTTGACGACTTCGATGGAGGTGGTCCCCAGGGTTGAAAGACTGAACGGGATACCGGCGGCTGCGGCGGCGCCGGCACCGGCGACCTCGCCCTCGGTCTGCATCAGGCGGGTGAAACCGGTGGGCGCGATGCCGAAGGGGAGGGCGGATGTTCCACCGTGGATACTGGCGGTGGTGTCGATCTGTGAGGCGTCCTTGAGGATCGACGGGTGGAACTCGATGTCCTCGAAAGCTTGGCGGGCCCGGGCGATGGAGATCTCCTCCTCGGCGGCGCCGTCGGTGTAGTCGAAGGCTGAGGCCGGGGTACGGCGTTTGGCGATCTTACGCAGGTCGTAGATGGTGAGTGCGGAATCCAGACGACGCTTCCTGGCGTTGAACTCGGGTTTCTTGAACTGCATGAGGTCGAGGATCTCGGAGGGGTTGGGGAGTTGGCGCTTGACCATGGTCGCTTCCTTATTGTTGTCGGGGACTGTCATCTTTTTCCTGTGGTCAGACCACAGGTGTCTGTTGCCGAGGGTACGCGTCACGGCAGCATCCACTGCAGCACGGTGGCCTGGAGACCGTTGATCACGCAGATGGCCACCAGCATGCCGATGCTCCACCACATCACTTTCCGCAGGATCTCCGATTCGCGTCCGGCGAGGCCCACGGCGGTGGCGACGATGGTGAGGTTCTGCGGGCTGACGAGTTTGCCGACGACCCCACCGGAGGTATTGGATGCCACCATGAGTGCGGGGTCAAGGTCGGCCTGGGTGGCGGCCGTCTGCTGAAGGGTGGCGAACAAAGCGTTGGCGCTGGTGTCGGATCCGGTGACGGCGGTGCCGAGCCAGCCGAGAATCGGGGCGAAGAAGGCGAACGACGCTCCGGCGCCGGCGATCCAGTGGCCGATGGTGATCGTCTGGCCGGACTGGTTCATCACGTACGCCAACGACAGGACGGCGGCGACCGTGAGAATCGAGAAACGCATCTTGACCAGGTTCTCCCAGTAGGCCCGGACTGCCACGGCCGGGGAGACCCGGTACACCGCGGCAACGATCACGCCGGTGATCAGGAGCAGGGTTCCCGGGGACGACAGCCAGGGGAAGCCGTAGACGGTGGCGGTCGAGATGGCCCCCTCGGCGGTCAGGATGTTGCCGTCGAGACCCGGCCAGGCGAGCGAGAGGTCGGTGGAGGCGAGGAAGTCCTTGGCCGGGTCCCACAGTTTGGCGACGGAGAAGACGACGATGACCAGGAGGTACGGGAACAGTGCCATGAGGGTACGCCTGGTCGTCAGCTCACCTGTGGTGGTCTCGGTGCCGCTGGTTGCGCTGGTCACGTCCTGTACATCACCGCTCGCCTCTTCCTGGCGTCGTTCGGTGAGTAGTCGTTGCCGAGCCTCGGCAGTTCCGTCGGGACGCCAGAATCGCAGCATGATGACGGCGACGGCGAGCCCAGAGAGTGCCGAGATGATGTCGGTCAGTTCGACGGAGATGTAGTTCGCTGCCACGAACTGCACCACGGCGAAGACGGCACCTATGGTCAGCGCGATCGGCCAACACTGTTTCAGGCCCTTTCGGCCATCGACGAGGAGGCAGAGGAAAAGTGGGACCACCAGGGCGATGAACGGCGTCTGTCGACCGACGATGCTGCCGATGTGTTCGTAGTCGATGCCGGTCAGGGCGCCGGCGGTGATGATGGGGGTTGCGATGGCACCGAAGGCCACTGGTGCGGTGTTGGCGACCAGGACGGCGACAGCGGCACGCATCCGGGCGAAACCGACAGCGAGCAGCATCACACCGGTGATGGCCAGCGGAGCGCCGAAGCCGGCGAGGGCCTCAAGCATGCCACCGAAGCAGAAGGCGATGAGGATCGCCTGGATTCGAGGGTCGTCGGAGATCCGGTCGATCACGGCCCGCAGGTCAAGGAAGCGTCCCGAGCGGACGGTGAGTTCGTAGAACCAGATTGCGGAGACGACGATCCACATAATCGGGAACAGGCCGAAGACGGCGCCCTGTGTCGCGGAGAGTCCGGCCAGGTCGGCAGGCATGCCGTACACGCCCACGGCGATGACGAGGGAGACAGCGAGGGCGCCCAGACCTGCCCAATGGGCTCGCCACCGTAGGACGCCGAGCGTGACGAATACCGTGATGAGGGGGAGGAGGGCGACCAGTGACGACAGGAACAGATTGTCTGCGACCGGTGCGAGATCGGGGAGGTAGGTGGAACTCATGATGTCCTCGTGGATGGTGTGGGGACGTGGGGTGTACGCCACGTGGTCGTGATGCTGACCACATCAGTGGTCAGACCAC
The genomic region above belongs to Corynebacterium glyciniphilum AJ 3170 and contains:
- a CDS encoding L-lactate permease, encoding MSSTYLPDLAPVADNLFLSSLVALLPLITVFVTLGVLRWRAHWAGLGALAVSLVIAVGVYGMPADLAGLSATQGAVFGLFPIMWIVVSAIWFYELTVRSGRFLDLRAVIDRISDDPRIQAILIAFCFGGMLEALAGFGAPLAITGVMLLAVGFARMRAAVAVLVANTAPVAFGAIATPIITAGALTGIDYEHIGSIVGRQTPFIALVVPLFLCLLVDGRKGLKQCWPIALTIGAVFAVVQFVAANYISVELTDIISALSGLAVAVIMLRFWRPDGTAEARQRLLTERRQEEASGDVQDVTSATSGTETTTGELTTRRTLMALFPYLLVIVVFSVAKLWDPAKDFLASTDLSLAWPGLDGNILTAEGAISTATVYGFPWLSSPGTLLLITGVIVAAVYRVSPAVAVRAYWENLVKMRFSILTVAAVLSLAYVMNQSGQTITIGHWIAGAGASFAFFAPILGWLGTAVTGSDTSANALFATLQQTAATQADLDPALMVASNTSGGVVGKLVSPQNLTIVATAVGLAGRESEILRKVMWWSIGMLVAICVINGLQATVLQWMLP